In a single window of the Pseudomonas entomophila genome:
- a CDS encoding N-acetylglutaminylglutamine amidotransferase gives MCGLAGELRFTPLDQAPRPADLAAVERITHHLAPRGPDAWGFHSQGPIALGHRRLKIMDLSDASAQPMVDNTLGLSLAFNGAIYNYPELRQELQDLGYHFHSDGDTEVLLKGYHAWGAALLPKLNGMFALAIWERDNQRLFLARDRLGVKPLYLSRSGERLRFASTLPALLKGGDIDPMIDPVALNHYLNFHAVVPAPRTLLANVQKLEPGTWMRIDHHGEVERQAWWQLHYGPNPDERELDLEGWTTRVLDTTRDAVAIRQRAAVDVGVLLSGGVDSSLLVGLLREAGVDDLSTFSIGFEDAGGERGDEFQYSDLIARHYGTRHHQLRIDEREIIEQLPAAFRAMSEPMVSHDCIAFYLLSREVAKHCKGVQSGQGADELFAGYHWYPQVDGAEDAFGAYRAAFFDRSHDEYRETVQAPWLLESDAAGDFVREHFARPGAPDAVDKALRLDSTVMLVDDPVKRVDNMTMAWGLEARTPFLDYRLVELSARVPARFKLPDGGKQVLKQAARRVIPHEVIDRKKGYFPVPGLKHLQGATLDWVRELLTDPSQDRGLFNPAMLDRLLSNPHGQLTPLRGSKLWQLAALNLWLSEQGI, from the coding sequence ATGTGCGGATTAGCAGGAGAGTTACGTTTCACCCCCCTCGACCAAGCCCCACGCCCGGCGGACCTCGCCGCGGTGGAGCGCATCACCCACCACCTGGCCCCACGCGGCCCCGACGCCTGGGGCTTCCATAGCCAGGGCCCGATCGCCCTCGGCCACCGCCGCCTGAAGATCATGGACCTGTCCGACGCCTCGGCCCAGCCCATGGTCGACAACACCCTGGGCCTGTCACTGGCCTTCAACGGCGCCATCTACAACTATCCCGAACTGCGCCAGGAGCTTCAGGACCTGGGCTATCACTTCCACTCGGACGGCGACACCGAAGTACTGCTCAAGGGCTACCACGCCTGGGGCGCGGCGCTGCTGCCCAAGCTCAACGGCATGTTCGCCCTGGCCATCTGGGAGCGCGACAACCAGCGCCTGTTCCTGGCCCGTGACCGCCTCGGCGTGAAGCCGCTGTACCTGTCGCGCAGCGGTGAACGCCTGCGCTTTGCCTCGACGCTGCCGGCGCTGCTCAAGGGCGGTGATATCGACCCGATGATCGACCCGGTGGCGCTCAACCACTACCTCAACTTCCACGCCGTGGTCCCTGCGCCACGCACCCTGCTGGCCAATGTGCAGAAGCTCGAACCCGGCACCTGGATGCGTATCGACCACCATGGTGAAGTCGAACGCCAAGCCTGGTGGCAATTGCACTACGGCCCTAACCCGGATGAGCGCGAACTCGACCTCGAAGGCTGGACCACCCGGGTGCTCGACACCACCCGCGACGCCGTGGCGATCCGCCAACGTGCGGCGGTGGATGTCGGCGTGCTGCTATCTGGTGGCGTCGACTCCAGCCTGCTGGTCGGCCTGCTGCGCGAAGCCGGGGTCGATGACCTGTCGACCTTCTCCATCGGCTTCGAGGATGCCGGTGGCGAACGCGGCGACGAGTTCCAGTATTCCGACCTGATCGCCCGCCACTACGGCACCCGCCATCATCAGCTGCGCATCGACGAGCGCGAGATCATCGAGCAATTGCCGGCTGCGTTTCGCGCCATGAGCGAACCGATGGTCAGCCATGACTGCATCGCCTTCTACCTGCTCTCGCGGGAAGTGGCGAAGCACTGCAAGGGCGTGCAGAGCGGCCAGGGCGCCGACGAACTGTTCGCGGGCTATCACTGGTACCCGCAGGTCGACGGCGCCGAAGACGCATTCGGCGCCTACCGCGCCGCCTTCTTCGACCGTAGCCACGACGAATACCGCGAGACCGTGCAAGCGCCTTGGCTGCTGGAGAGCGATGCCGCAGGTGACTTCGTACGCGAACACTTCGCCCGCCCGGGTGCCCCCGACGCGGTGGACAAGGCCCTGCGCCTGGACAGCACGGTGATGCTGGTGGACGACCCGGTCAAGCGCGTGGACAACATGACCATGGCCTGGGGCCTGGAGGCGCGCACGCCGTTCCTGGACTATCGCCTGGTGGAGCTGTCGGCGCGCGTCCCAGCGCGCTTCAAGTTGCCCGATGGCGGCAAGCAGGTGCTCAAGCAGGCAGCGCGGCGGGTCATCCCCCATGAGGTGATCGATCGCAAGAAAGGCTATTTTCCGGTGCCCGGCTTGAAGCACCTGCAGGGTGCGACCCTGGATTGGGTCCGCGAGCTGCTGACCGACCCCAGCCAGGACCGCGGCCTGTTCAACCCGGCAATGCTTGATCGTCTGCTGAGCAACCCGCACGGCCAGCTCACCCCGCTGCGCGGCTCCAAACTATGGCAGCTGGCGGCCCTGAACCTGTGGCTCAGCGAGCAAGGAATCTGA
- the mnmC gene encoding bifunctional tRNA (5-methylaminomethyl-2-thiouridine)(34)-methyltransferase MnmD/FAD-dependent 5-carboxymethylaminomethyl-2-thiouridine(34) oxidoreductase MnmC, whose product MSTVLQHAQIDWDDQGRPHSRQYDDVYFAINEGIDETLHVFIEQNHLRQRFAELTPHDCLVIGETGFGTGMNFFCAWQLFTEQAPAGARLHFVSVEKYPLSRDDLARAMQLWPDLAAFTQPLLAQYVAIHPGFQQFSLDGGRVTLTLMIGDALEQLPQLDACIDAWFLDGFAPAKNPDMWTPELFNQLARLSRQGTTLGTFTTTGWVRRSLIEAGFAMKKVPGIGKKWEVMHGVYSGAAPAPSAPWYARPSSLPGPRQALVIGAGLAGSATASSLAARGWQVSVLERHDGPAQEASGNPQGVLYLKLSAHGTALSQMILSGFGYTRRWLERLQRGQDWDACGVLQLAFDDQEAARQAKLATAFDEGLLQRLERDQAEAVAGITLASGGLFYPEGGWVHPPALCRAQLRHPNIRLLNHHEVIELRKADDLWQAWDGERLLASAPLVVLAGAADVRRFPACAELPLKRIRGQITRLPATEASRALRTVVCADGYVAPPRGDEHTLGASFDFHNEDLTPTTTEHQGNLGLLEDISTDLATRLGVTELDVERLEGRAAFRCTSPDYLPIVGPVADVEAFNATYSMLAKDARQVPDIACPWLDGLYVNSGHGSRGLITAPLSGELVAAWVCGEPLPVPRAIAEACHPNRFALRRLIRGK is encoded by the coding sequence ATGTCCACCGTTCTTCAACATGCCCAGATCGACTGGGACGACCAGGGCCGCCCCCACTCTCGGCAGTACGACGATGTCTACTTCGCCATCAACGAAGGCATCGACGAAACCCTGCACGTATTCATCGAGCAGAACCACCTGCGCCAGCGTTTCGCCGAACTGACGCCGCACGACTGCCTGGTGATCGGCGAGACGGGCTTTGGCACCGGCATGAACTTCTTCTGCGCCTGGCAACTGTTCACCGAGCAGGCCCCCGCCGGGGCGCGCCTGCATTTCGTCAGCGTAGAGAAGTACCCGCTCAGCCGCGACGACCTTGCTCGTGCCATGCAGCTGTGGCCGGACCTGGCAGCCTTCACCCAGCCGCTGCTCGCGCAGTACGTAGCGATCCACCCAGGCTTCCAGCAGTTCAGCCTCGACGGCGGCCGGGTCACCCTGACCCTCATGATCGGCGATGCGCTGGAGCAGTTGCCCCAACTCGACGCCTGCATCGACGCCTGGTTCCTCGACGGCTTCGCCCCGGCGAAGAACCCCGACATGTGGACCCCCGAACTGTTCAATCAACTGGCTCGCCTGTCGCGCCAGGGCACCACACTCGGTACCTTCACCACCACCGGCTGGGTACGCCGTTCGCTGATCGAGGCCGGCTTCGCCATGAAGAAAGTGCCGGGCATCGGCAAGAAGTGGGAAGTGATGCACGGCGTGTACAGCGGCGCCGCGCCAGCCCCCAGCGCCCCTTGGTACGCCCGCCCGTCCAGCCTTCCAGGCCCACGCCAAGCGCTGGTGATCGGCGCCGGCCTGGCCGGCAGCGCCACGGCCAGCAGCCTGGCCGCCCGGGGCTGGCAGGTCAGCGTGCTGGAGCGCCATGATGGCCCGGCCCAGGAGGCCTCGGGCAACCCGCAAGGCGTGCTGTACCTCAAGCTGTCCGCCCATGGCACCGCCCTGTCACAGATGATCCTCTCGGGCTTTGGCTACACCCGCCGCTGGCTTGAACGCCTGCAGCGCGGCCAGGACTGGGATGCCTGCGGCGTGCTGCAACTGGCCTTCGACGACCAGGAAGCCGCACGCCAGGCCAAGCTGGCCACAGCGTTCGACGAAGGCCTGCTGCAGCGGCTCGAGCGCGACCAGGCCGAGGCGGTGGCCGGCATCACCCTGGCCAGTGGCGGCCTGTTCTATCCCGAAGGCGGCTGGGTGCATCCGCCGGCCTTGTGCCGAGCGCAGCTGCGGCATCCGAATATCCGCTTGCTCAACCACCATGAGGTGATCGAGCTGCGCAAGGCCGACGACCTGTGGCAGGCATGGGATGGTGAGCGTCTGCTGGCCAGTGCGCCGCTGGTGGTGCTGGCCGGTGCCGCCGACGTACGCCGCTTCCCAGCCTGCGCCGAGCTGCCGCTCAAGCGTATTCGCGGGCAGATCACGCGCCTGCCGGCCACCGAGGCCAGCCGCGCGCTGCGCACGGTGGTCTGCGCCGATGGCTATGTCGCGCCGCCGCGTGGCGACGAACATACGCTCGGGGCCAGTTTCGACTTCCATAACGAGGACCTGACGCCAACCACGACGGAGCACCAAGGCAACCTGGGGTTGCTGGAGGACATCTCTACCGACCTGGCCACACGTCTCGGTGTCACCGAGCTTGATGTGGAACGGCTCGAAGGGCGCGCGGCGTTTCGCTGCACCAGCCCCGACTACCTGCCCATTGTCGGGCCGGTCGCTGATGTCGAGGCGTTCAACGCAACCTATTCCATGCTGGCCAAGGATGCCCGCCAGGTGCCGGATATCGCCTGCCCGTGGCTGGATGGGTTGTATGTGAACAGCGGGCACGGCTCGCGCGGACTGATCACGGCGCCGTTGTCGGGTGAGCTGGTCGCGGCGTGGGTCTGCGGCGAACCGTTGCCGGTCCCCAGGGCCATTGCCGAGGCGTGCCATCCTAACCGCTTTGCCTTGCGCCGCCTGATTCGCGGCAAGTAA
- the pap gene encoding polyphosphate:AMP phosphotransferase, protein MFESAEIGHSIDKETYEAEVPALREALLEAQYELKQQSRFPVIVLINGIEGAGKGETVKLLNEWMDPRLIEVRTFDQQTDEELARPPAWRYWRALPPKGRMGVFFGNWYSQMLEGRVHRQFKDAVLDQAIAGAERLEQMLCDEGALIIKFWFHLSKKQMKARLKALKEDPLHNWRISPLDWQQSETYDRFVRFGERVLRRTSRDYAPWHVIEGVDPYYRSLAVGRILLESLQAALDNKPLKHQGNVTPLGRSIDQKSLLGALDLSKRLDKRDYDEQLVTEQARLAGLLRNKHMRRHALVAVFEGNDAAGKGGAIRRVAAALDPRQYRIVPIAAPTEEERAQPYLWRFWRHIPARGKFTVFDRSWYGRVLVERVEGFCSPADWMRAYGEINDFEEQLRNAGVVLVKFWLAIDQQTQLERFEEREQIPFKRYKITEEDWRNRDKWDVYAEAVGDMVDRTSTEIAPWTLVEANDKRWARVKVLRTINDALEAALAKDKN, encoded by the coding sequence ATGTTCGAATCCGCGGAAATCGGTCACAGCATCGACAAGGAAACGTATGAAGCAGAAGTCCCCGCCCTGCGCGAGGCACTGCTCGAGGCCCAGTACGAACTCAAGCAGCAGTCGCGGTTTCCGGTGATCGTGCTGATCAACGGCATCGAGGGCGCTGGCAAGGGCGAGACGGTCAAGTTGCTCAACGAATGGATGGACCCACGGCTGATCGAAGTACGCACCTTCGACCAGCAGACCGATGAAGAGCTGGCGCGCCCGCCGGCCTGGCGCTACTGGCGGGCGCTGCCACCGAAGGGGCGCATGGGCGTGTTCTTCGGCAACTGGTATAGCCAGATGCTCGAAGGCCGCGTGCACAGGCAGTTCAAGGATGCCGTGCTCGACCAGGCCATCGCCGGCGCCGAGCGCCTGGAGCAGATGCTCTGCGACGAAGGGGCGCTGATCATCAAGTTCTGGTTCCACCTGTCGAAGAAGCAGATGAAGGCGCGGCTCAAGGCGCTCAAGGAAGACCCGCTGCACAACTGGCGCATCAGCCCGCTGGACTGGCAGCAATCGGAAACCTACGACCGTTTCGTGCGCTTCGGCGAGCGTGTGCTGCGTCGTACCAGCCGCGATTACGCGCCTTGGCACGTGATCGAGGGCGTCGATCCGTATTACCGCAGCCTCGCGGTGGGGCGCATTCTGCTGGAGAGCCTGCAGGCGGCGCTGGACAACAAGCCACTCAAGCACCAGGGCAATGTGACACCGCTGGGGCGCAGCATTGACCAGAAGAGCCTGCTGGGCGCGCTTGACCTGAGCAAGCGCCTGGACAAACGCGATTACGATGAGCAACTGGTCACCGAGCAGGCGCGCCTGGCGGGGCTTCTGCGTAACAAGCACATGCGCCGGCATGCGCTGGTGGCGGTTTTCGAAGGTAATGACGCTGCCGGCAAGGGCGGGGCCATTCGCCGCGTGGCGGCGGCGCTGGACCCGCGCCAGTACCGCATCGTGCCGATTGCCGCGCCCACCGAGGAAGAGCGTGCCCAGCCGTACCTCTGGCGGTTCTGGCGGCACATTCCGGCGCGCGGCAAATTCACTGTCTTCGACCGCTCCTGGTATGGCCGGGTGCTGGTGGAGCGGGTCGAGGGCTTCTGCAGCCCGGCTGACTGGATGCGCGCCTACGGCGAGATCAACGATTTCGAGGAGCAGTTGCGCAATGCCGGCGTGGTGCTGGTCAAGTTCTGGCTGGCCATCGACCAGCAGACCCAGCTCGAGCGGTTCGAGGAGCGCGAGCAGATCCCGTTCAAGCGCTACAAGATTACCGAGGAGGACTGGCGCAACCGTGACAAGTGGGATGTCTACGCGGAGGCGGTGGGCGACATGGTCGACCGCACCAGCACCGAGATCGCGCCGTGGACCCTGGTGGAGGCCAACGACAAGCGCTGGGCGCGGGTGAAGGTGCTGCGCACGATCAATGACGCCCTGGAGGCGGCGCTCGCCAAGGACAAGAATTGA